In a genomic window of Pseudomonas putida:
- a CDS encoding DUF1329 domain-containing protein, protein MKFAYTVLAASLSLVLAAQAQAAVSAQEAAKLGTSLTQVGAEKAGNADGSIPAYSGGLTTPPASFKSGDSMRPNPFASEKPLVVIDGKNVDKYKNLLTATTVELAKRFPTFRVDVYPTHRTVSLPQAILDNGVKNASGAKSLEDGLAIDNVLPGVPFPIPQSGSEAMWNFLLRYQGVNISSKYDSWNVDSAGVPSLAITGQAFISYPIYENLSQPISSADVYYQMKLAYTGPARRAGEAVMLKDAANPLQQPRRAWQYLPGQRRVKLAPNLAYDTPNPGTAGAGTYDDVFVFNGALDRYDWKLVGKQEMIVPYNTYKLTYAQDPKSLTTANHLSPDYVRWEKHRVWVVEGNLKPGARHIYAKRRFYLDEDSWTALASDQYDARGQLYRGSFAFLSQSYDKQVPDSTPFMIYDLVGGSYNINGVVGPYGGIKYIDPLSKAQWSSESLAGAGIR, encoded by the coding sequence ATGAAATTTGCTTATACCGTTTTGGCCGCATCGCTCTCTCTCGTCCTGGCCGCCCAGGCACAGGCCGCCGTTTCCGCTCAGGAAGCCGCCAAGCTGGGCACCAGCCTGACCCAGGTAGGCGCGGAAAAGGCCGGCAACGCCGATGGCTCGATTCCGGCCTACAGCGGTGGCCTGACCACGCCACCGGCCAGCTTCAAGTCCGGTGACAGCATGCGTCCGAACCCGTTTGCCAGTGAAAAACCGCTGGTGGTGATCGACGGCAAGAACGTCGACAAGTACAAGAACCTGCTGACCGCCACCACGGTGGAACTGGCCAAGCGCTTCCCGACCTTCCGTGTCGACGTGTACCCGACGCACCGCACCGTTTCGCTGCCCCAGGCCATTCTCGACAACGGTGTGAAGAACGCCAGCGGCGCCAAGTCCCTGGAAGATGGCCTGGCCATCGACAACGTGCTGCCGGGCGTGCCGTTCCCGATCCCGCAATCGGGCAGCGAAGCGATGTGGAACTTCCTGCTGCGTTATCAGGGTGTGAACATCAGCTCCAAATACGACTCGTGGAACGTCGACTCCGCCGGTGTGCCAAGCCTGGCGATCACCGGGCAGGCGTTCATTTCCTACCCGATCTACGAGAACCTCTCGCAGCCGATCAGCAGCGCCGACGTCTACTACCAGATGAAGCTGGCCTACACCGGCCCTGCGCGCCGCGCCGGTGAAGCGGTGATGCTCAAGGACGCCGCCAACCCGCTGCAACAACCGCGTCGCGCCTGGCAGTACCTGCCTGGCCAGCGCCGGGTGAAGCTGGCACCGAACCTGGCCTACGACACGCCGAACCCGGGTACCGCCGGTGCGGGCACCTACGACGACGTGTTCGTGTTCAACGGTGCGTTGGATCGCTACGACTGGAAGCTGGTGGGCAAGCAGGAAATGATCGTGCCCTACAACACCTACAAGCTGACGTATGCGCAGGATCCGAAGTCGCTGACCACCGCCAACCACCTGTCTCCGGACTACGTGCGTTGGGAAAAACACCGCGTCTGGGTCGTCGAAGGCAACCTCAAGCCCGGTGCCCGTCACATCTACGCCAAGCGTCGCTTCTACCTCGACGAAGACAGCTGGACGGCTCTGGCTTCGGACCAATATGACGCCCGTGGTCAGCTCTACCGTGGCTCCTTCGCCTTCCTGAGCCAGAGCTATGACAAGCAGGTGCCGGATTCGACGCCGTTCATGATCTACGACCTGGTCGGCGGCTCCTACAACATCAACGGCGTGGTCGGCCCTTACGGCGGCATCAAGTACATCGACCCGCTCTCCAAGGCCCAGTGGTCCTCGGAATCCCTGGCAGGTGCCGGTATTCGCTAA
- a CDS encoding efflux RND transporter permease subunit: MGNIKQDAMPVIRDLRDFDQRSGNLLERLVFNFRPLFMLLMALTTVLLGYMAITRLELRPSFEKMIPQSQPYIQNFLENRASLRGLGNSVRVVVENTHGDIFDPEYLDVLKQVNDQLFLTDGVDRAWMKSLWSPGVRWTEVTEDGFQGGPVMPDTYSGKPEQIEQLRQNIARAGLVGSLVASDFKSSMLVVPLLDKAAAGGQRINYHAFSQMLEEQLRDKIEFAGDASARKSGEEGKGPYKVRVIGFAKLMGDLIDGLIQVMMFFGLAVVTSLVIIYAYTRCVRSTLLVVGCSLIAVVWQLGIVAWLGYAIDPYSVLVPFLIFAIGVSHAAQKMNGIMQDIARGTHKLIAARYTFRRLFIAGVTALLADAVGFAVLMLIDIPVIQDLAITASIGVAVLIFTSLLLMPVALSYIGVGAKAAERALKIDTRAEKSKGFGRLWDLLDRFTTAKWATAAVLVATLMGVGGFVVSQQLKIGDLESGAPELRADSRYNRDNAYITSHYALSSDLFAVMIKTAPEGCLNYKTLILADRLAWELQQYPGVQATASLVNAVRQITAGTYEGNPKLNSIQRNQDVLNYAAQQASVNSPELFNTDCSLMPVITFLKDHKAETLDAVVAIADKFARENSTPDRQFLLAAGSAGIEAATNIVVREANHTMLLYVYAAVTLFCLITFRSWRATLVALLPLVLTSILCEALMVAMGIGVKVATLPVIALGVGIGVDYALYLLSVQLHFQRQGLPLSQAYRNAVSFTGRVVGLVGITLAAGVVCWVWSPIKFQADMGILLTFMFLWNMLGALILIPALSYFLLREKVPATGAVATPDNIETTERPGVPHALTTSE; encoded by the coding sequence ATGGGCAATATCAAACAAGACGCCATGCCGGTGATCCGCGACCTGCGCGATTTCGACCAGCGCTCCGGCAACCTTCTGGAACGCCTGGTGTTCAACTTCCGCCCGCTGTTCATGCTGCTGATGGCGCTGACCACGGTGCTGCTGGGCTACATGGCGATCACCCGCCTGGAGCTGCGCCCCAGCTTCGAAAAAATGATTCCGCAGAGCCAGCCCTACATCCAGAACTTCCTGGAAAACCGCGCCTCGTTGCGCGGCCTGGGCAACTCGGTGCGGGTGGTGGTGGAGAACACCCATGGCGATATTTTCGACCCCGAATACCTGGACGTGCTCAAGCAGGTCAACGATCAACTATTCCTCACCGACGGCGTCGACCGCGCCTGGATGAAGTCGCTGTGGAGCCCGGGCGTGCGCTGGACCGAAGTCACCGAGGACGGTTTCCAGGGCGGTCCGGTGATGCCCGACACCTATTCGGGCAAGCCGGAGCAGATCGAGCAGTTGCGCCAGAACATCGCCCGCGCGGGTCTTGTGGGCAGCCTTGTGGCCAGCGACTTCAAGTCGAGCATGCTGGTGGTGCCGCTGCTGGACAAGGCCGCCGCCGGTGGCCAGCGCATCAACTACCACGCCTTTTCGCAGATGCTCGAAGAGCAGCTGCGCGACAAGATCGAATTCGCCGGTGACGCTTCGGCGCGCAAGTCAGGCGAGGAGGGCAAGGGTCCGTACAAGGTACGTGTGATCGGTTTCGCCAAGCTGATGGGCGACCTGATCGACGGCCTGATCCAGGTGATGATGTTCTTCGGCCTGGCCGTGGTCACCTCGCTGGTGATCATTTATGCCTACACCCGGTGCGTGCGCAGTACCTTGCTGGTGGTCGGCTGCTCGCTGATCGCGGTGGTCTGGCAACTGGGCATCGTCGCCTGGCTGGGCTACGCCATCGATCCGTATTCGGTGCTGGTGCCATTCCTGATCTTCGCCATCGGCGTGTCCCACGCGGCGCAGAAGATGAACGGCATCATGCAGGACATCGCCCGGGGCACCCACAAGCTGATCGCCGCGCGCTACACCTTCCGCCGCCTGTTCATTGCCGGGGTCACGGCGCTACTGGCCGACGCCGTGGGCTTTGCGGTGCTGATGCTGATCGACATCCCGGTGATCCAGGACCTGGCGATCACCGCCAGCATCGGCGTCGCGGTGTTGATCTTCACCTCGCTGCTGCTGATGCCGGTGGCGCTGTCCTACATCGGCGTCGGCGCCAAGGCCGCCGAGCGCGCGCTGAAAATCGACACCCGTGCCGAGAAGAGCAAAGGCTTCGGCCGCTTGTGGGACCTGCTCGACCGCTTCACCACCGCCAAATGGGCGACCGCCGCCGTGCTGGTAGCAACGCTGATGGGCGTCGGCGGTTTCGTGGTCAGCCAGCAGCTGAAGATCGGCGACCTGGAAAGCGGGGCGCCGGAGCTGCGCGCCGACTCGCGCTACAACCGCGACAACGCCTACATCACCAGTCACTACGCGCTGTCCAGCGACCTGTTCGCGGTGATGATCAAGACCGCGCCCGAAGGCTGTCTGAACTATAAGACCCTGATCCTCGCCGACCGCCTGGCCTGGGAGCTGCAGCAGTATCCGGGCGTGCAGGCCACCGCTTCGCTGGTCAACGCGGTACGGCAGATCACCGCCGGCACCTACGAAGGCAACCCCAAGCTCAACAGCATCCAGCGCAACCAGGACGTGCTCAACTACGCCGCCCAGCAAGCCTCGGTGAACTCGCCGGAGCTGTTCAACACCGACTGCTCGCTGATGCCGGTGATCACCTTCCTCAAGGACCACAAGGCCGAAACCCTCGACGCCGTGGTGGCGATCGCCGACAAGTTCGCCCGCGAGAACAGCACCCCGGATCGGCAGTTCCTGCTGGCCGCCGGCAGCGCCGGGATCGAGGCGGCGACCAACATCGTGGTGCGCGAAGCCAACCACACCATGCTGCTCTACGTGTACGCGGCAGTGACGCTGTTCTGCCTGATCACCTTCCGCAGCTGGCGGGCCACGCTGGTGGCGCTGCTGCCGCTGGTGCTGACTTCGATCCTCTGCGAGGCGCTGATGGTGGCGATGGGCATCGGCGTGAAGGTCGCGACCCTGCCGGTGATCGCCCTCGGCGTCGGCATCGGCGTGGACTACGCCTTGTATCTCTTGAGCGTGCAATTGCACTTCCAGCGCCAGGGTTTGCCGCTGTCCCAGGCCTATCGCAACGCCGTGTCCTTCACCGGGCGAGTAGTGGGGCTGGTGGGCATCACCCTGGCCGCCGGCGTGGTGTGCTGGGTCTGGTCGCCGATCAAGTTCCAGGCCGACATGGGCATCCTGCTGACCTTCATGTTCCTGTGGAACATGCTCGGTGCGCTGATCCTGATTCCGGCGCTGTCGTACTTCCTGCTGCGCGAAAAGGTGCCTGCCACTGGTGCCGTTGCAACCCCCGACAACATTGAAACCACTGAACGTCCGGGCGTACCTCATGCCCTGACCACTTCCGAGTAA
- a CDS encoding fatty acid--CoA ligase, with the protein MMATKIIPPAEGAYAYPLLIKQLLLSGVRYEPGREIVYADKLRYSYQTLNQRIRRLANALTAAGVKAGDTVALLDWDSHRYLECFFAVPMIGAVLHTVNIRLSPEQVLFTMNHAEDDLVLVHDDFVPLLEQIQDRLTTVKGYVQLSDNGAADTSLPVVGEYEQLLEQASDQYDFPDFDENSVATLFYTTGTTGDPKGVYFSHRQLVLHTLNAVGSLGVYQGQPLLRSDDVYMPITPMFHVHAWGVPYVATLIGLKQVYPGRYEPNSLVRLFREEKVSFSHCVPTILQMILNCEEGSKTRFDGWKILIGGSALPLGLATEASNRGMVMHAGYGMSETCPLLCLTYLRDEDRAKPMSEQLPSRVKTGTPIPMVDLRIVDASGNDVAHDGESLGEIVVRAPWLTQGYLKSAEKGAELWEGGWLHTGDMASIDPQGGVEIKDRIKDVIKTGGEWISSLELESLISEHPAVSSVAVVGIADEQWGERPMAMVVCEAGQYLDRKLLEAHLQAFVDGGRINKWAIPKQFKFVTEIPKTSVGKINKKLIRETESG; encoded by the coding sequence ATGATGGCGACAAAAATAATTCCGCCCGCCGAAGGCGCTTATGCCTACCCCTTGCTGATCAAGCAATTGCTGCTCTCCGGCGTGCGCTATGAGCCAGGTCGGGAAATCGTCTACGCCGACAAACTGCGCTACAGCTACCAGACCCTCAACCAGCGTATCCGTCGCCTGGCCAATGCGCTGACCGCCGCCGGGGTCAAAGCCGGTGACACCGTGGCCTTGCTCGACTGGGACAGCCATCGCTACCTGGAATGCTTCTTCGCCGTGCCGATGATCGGTGCGGTGCTGCACACGGTGAACATTCGCCTGTCGCCGGAGCAGGTGCTGTTCACCATGAACCACGCCGAGGACGATCTGGTGCTGGTGCATGACGACTTCGTGCCGCTGCTCGAGCAGATTCAGGATCGGCTCACCACCGTCAAAGGCTACGTCCAGCTCAGCGACAACGGCGCCGCCGATACCTCGCTGCCTGTGGTTGGCGAGTACGAGCAATTGCTGGAGCAGGCTTCGGATCAGTACGACTTCCCCGATTTTGACGAAAACTCGGTGGCGACCCTGTTCTACACCACCGGTACCACGGGTGACCCGAAAGGCGTGTACTTCAGCCATCGGCAACTGGTGCTGCACACCCTCAATGCCGTGGGCAGCCTCGGCGTCTATCAGGGCCAGCCGTTGCTGCGTTCCGACGACGTGTACATGCCGATCACGCCGATGTTCCACGTGCATGCCTGGGGCGTGCCGTATGTGGCGACACTGATAGGGCTCAAGCAGGTTTATCCGGGTCGTTACGAGCCCAACAGCCTGGTGCGATTGTTCCGCGAAGAGAAGGTCAGCTTCTCCCATTGCGTGCCGACCATTCTGCAAATGATCCTGAACTGCGAGGAGGGTTCGAAGACCCGCTTCGACGGCTGGAAAATCCTCATTGGCGGCAGCGCGCTACCTTTGGGTCTCGCCACGGAAGCCAGCAACAGAGGCATGGTGATGCACGCCGGTTACGGCATGTCGGAAACTTGCCCGCTGCTGTGCCTCACCTACCTGCGTGATGAAGACCGCGCCAAGCCCATGTCGGAACAGTTGCCAAGCCGGGTCAAGACCGGCACGCCCATCCCGATGGTCGATTTGCGCATCGTCGACGCCAGCGGCAACGACGTGGCCCATGACGGCGAATCCCTGGGCGAAATCGTGGTGCGCGCACCGTGGCTGACCCAGGGCTATCTGAAGTCAGCGGAAAAAGGCGCCGAGCTGTGGGAGGGCGGCTGGCTGCACACCGGCGACATGGCCTCGATCGACCCGCAGGGCGGGGTGGAGATCAAGGACCGGATCAAGGATGTGATCAAGACCGGCGGCGAATGGATCAGCTCCCTGGAACTGGAAAGCCTGATCAGCGAACACCCGGCGGTGTCGTCCGTCGCGGTGGTCGGTATCGCCGACGAGCAGTGGGGCGAACGCCCGATGGCCATGGTGGTGTGCGAGGCGGGGCAATACCTGGACCGCAAACTGCTGGAAGCGCACCTGCAAGCCTTCGTCGACGGCGGGCGGATCAACAAGTGGGCGATCCCCAAGCAGTTCAAGTTCGTCACCGAAATCCCCAAGACCAGCGTTGGCAAGATCAACAAGAAGCTGATTCGCGAGACCGAGTCGGGCTGA
- a CDS encoding RBBP9/YdeN family alpha/beta hydrolase, translated as MDKLQTAATVLIVPGLREHVAEHWQTLLEARLCKVRSVPPLETDKLDCMARVRAIQHELEQIDGPVILVAHSAGVLMVAHWAAHYSRPIKGALLAAPPDLDAVWPSNYPSSETLKTQGWNPLPNGPLPFPSIVAGSTNDHLASFSAVSRMAENWGAELLDLGEVGHLNPAAGFGPWQQAEALILQLDS; from the coding sequence GTGGACAAACTGCAAACTGCTGCAACCGTTCTGATCGTACCGGGTCTGCGCGAGCACGTTGCCGAACACTGGCAAACGCTGCTTGAAGCAAGACTCTGCAAAGTACGCAGTGTGCCACCGCTGGAAACCGACAAACTCGACTGCATGGCTCGCGTACGGGCAATCCAGCACGAGCTCGAGCAGATCGACGGGCCGGTGATTCTGGTGGCCCACAGTGCCGGTGTCCTGATGGTCGCCCATTGGGCGGCGCACTACAGCCGTCCGATCAAGGGCGCCTTGCTCGCCGCGCCGCCTGATCTCGATGCCGTCTGGCCTTCCAACTATCCCTCGTCCGAAACCCTGAAAACCCAGGGCTGGAATCCACTTCCAAATGGTCCGTTGCCGTTCCCCAGCATCGTGGCCGGCAGCACCAACGATCACCTTGCCAGTTTTTCCGCCGTGTCCCGCATGGCAGAAAACTGGGGCGCCGAATTGCTCGATCTGGGCGAAGTCGGTCATCTCAATCCGGCCGCAGGATTTGGCCCATGGCAGCAAGCCGAGGCACTCATCCTGCAGCTGGATAGCTAA
- a CDS encoding DUF1302 domain-containing protein: protein MHNTKSHGFTAPRYSLLASAILAAIVPTAHGVEIDTGNPDWTMRVDNTIKYNYGVRTESADKRMLGTPNNNDGDYNFRKAGTNITNRIDLLTEMDVVYQNAMGFRVSAASWYDKAYENTGSNSNPFVNGNGSTSGLVANDPRLAAVTNDNVGNGSPHLSNYAQRYYTGPSGEILDAFVFYSTEVGEESMLSVKAGQHNVYWGETILNPVHSMSYGQSGLDLAKLAASPGTEAKELFVPRNQLSMSFTVNPELTLGAQYFLDWDAARLPEAGTYYGGSDLVGFGAQSFLLGNTNAVVPGSPLGCGLAPCNALTNVRRGHDLTPDKSGDWGLMAKWSPAWLDGTLGVYYRETSEILPQAWLDARGISSANANGTRPAGQVPAVVNTLNSLSTATYQLAYADNIKIFGLSLSKDVGGVSVGSDLNIRHNMPLASIPAIVSTNSPLGLGQGLGLLPPRTAATGVVYDTPHKGDSMAATGDTLHWTINGLMTLPKTPVFDQATVLTELYYSNLLKLDSKNEALYKGKDSYRGIDAPTRDNWGIAVNFTPTWYQVFPGVDLNAPMSVNVGIDGVSPVSGGGAKDTGNYAVGLGAVVYNKYFVDLKYVDSFGKTDKCNVSGVSTGPTGGDGSTPNAFSGNENYACYAGGYSSFSGGGATTEDRGALYLTMKTTF from the coding sequence ATGCACAACACCAAGAGTCACGGCTTCACCGCTCCACGCTACAGCCTGCTGGCGTCGGCCATTCTCGCCGCCATCGTGCCGACTGCCCATGGGGTAGAGATCGATACGGGGAATCCGGACTGGACGATGCGTGTGGACAACACCATCAAGTACAACTACGGCGTACGCACTGAAAGTGCCGACAAGCGCATGTTGGGAACGCCGAACAACAACGACGGCGATTACAACTTCCGCAAGGCCGGTACCAACATCACCAACCGTATCGACCTGTTGACCGAGATGGACGTGGTCTACCAGAACGCCATGGGCTTTCGCGTCAGCGCCGCCAGCTGGTACGACAAGGCCTACGAGAACACCGGTTCCAACTCCAACCCGTTCGTCAACGGCAATGGCTCGACTTCCGGCCTGGTTGCCAACGACCCGCGCCTGGCCGCCGTCACTAATGACAACGTTGGCAACGGCAGCCCGCACCTGAGCAACTACGCCCAGCGCTATTACACCGGGCCTTCGGGCGAAATCCTCGATGCCTTCGTGTTCTACAGCACCGAAGTGGGCGAAGAGTCGATGCTCAGCGTCAAGGCCGGCCAGCACAACGTCTATTGGGGTGAGACCATCCTCAACCCGGTGCACTCGATGAGCTACGGCCAGTCGGGCCTGGACCTGGCCAAGCTGGCAGCGTCGCCGGGCACCGAAGCCAAGGAGCTGTTCGTTCCGCGCAATCAGCTGTCGATGTCGTTCACCGTCAACCCGGAGTTGACCCTCGGGGCGCAATACTTTCTCGACTGGGACGCCGCCCGTCTTCCAGAAGCCGGAACTTACTACGGCGGCTCCGACCTGGTCGGTTTCGGCGCGCAGTCGTTCCTGCTGGGTAACACTAATGCTGTCGTGCCTGGCAGTCCTCTGGGTTGCGGCCTGGCGCCGTGCAATGCGTTGACCAACGTGCGTCGTGGCCATGACCTGACCCCGGACAAGAGCGGCGACTGGGGCCTGATGGCCAAGTGGTCGCCAGCCTGGCTGGACGGCACCCTCGGCGTTTACTACCGCGAAACCTCGGAGATCCTGCCGCAGGCCTGGCTGGACGCCCGTGGCATCAGCTCGGCCAACGCCAACGGCACCCGCCCGGCAGGCCAGGTCCCCGCGGTGGTCAACACGCTCAATTCCCTGAGCACCGCCACCTATCAACTGGCTTATGCCGACAACATCAAGATCTTCGGCCTGAGCCTGTCCAAGGACGTGGGCGGCGTGAGCGTGGGTTCGGACCTGAACATTCGCCACAACATGCCGCTGGCCAGTATCCCGGCGATCGTCAGCACCAACAGCCCGCTGGGTCTGGGCCAGGGCCTGGGCTTGTTGCCGCCTCGTACGGCAGCGACCGGCGTGGTCTATGACACCCCGCACAAGGGCGACAGCATGGCCGCCACCGGCGACACGCTGCACTGGACGATCAACGGCCTGATGACCCTGCCGAAAACCCCGGTTTTCGACCAGGCAACCGTGCTCACCGAGCTGTACTACAGCAACCTGCTCAAGCTCGACAGCAAAAATGAGGCGCTCTACAAGGGCAAGGATTCCTATCGCGGCATCGACGCGCCGACCCGGGACAACTGGGGCATCGCGGTCAACTTCACACCGACCTGGTACCAGGTGTTCCCCGGTGTCGATCTCAACGCACCGATGTCGGTCAACGTCGGTATCGATGGCGTGTCGCCAGTCTCCGGTGGCGGTGCCAAGGACACCGGCAACTATGCCGTCGGCCTGGGTGCCGTTGTGTACAACAAATACTTCGTCGACCTGAAGTACGTGGACTCCTTCGGCAAGACCGACAAATGCAACGTCAGCGGTGTGAGCACCGGCCCGACCGGCGGTGACGGCTCCACCCCGAACGCCTTCAGCGGCAACGAAAACTATGCCTGCTACGCCGGCGGCTACTCGTCCTTCTCCGGAGGCGGTGCCACGACCGAGGATCGCGGCGCCCTGTACCTGACGATGAAAACCACTTTTTGA
- a CDS encoding WD40/YVTN/BNR-like repeat-containing protein codes for MCSYKNNYLQLACGVVLSVLQGVSFAADYVDVLDLPARVSALSVNSPLSGMTRAGSRVISVGQRGHILFSDDSGLHWQQASVPVSADLTAVNFPTASQGWAVGNDGVVLHSSDAGATWQKQLDGRQIGSLLIEHYSALAKAEPNNEQWPQLATEGQRLMDQGADKPLLDVWFANEKTGYVVGVFNLILRTDDGGQTWTPFQDRTDNPQGFHLNAIASTGDALYIAGEQGLLLKWDDSAQRFTAVETPYQGSFFGVLGKPGEVLVYGLRGNVLRSSDGGQSWAALDSGLHLSITAGLIDAAGHYRLFTQGGQMLVSQGQGAQMHLVQQSAPAPVAGATQAADGQLVLAGSRGARTLPVAPVPKAAAIEP; via the coding sequence ATGTGTTCGTATAAAAATAATTATTTGCAGCTGGCCTGTGGTGTGGTGTTGAGCGTGTTGCAAGGCGTCAGCTTCGCAGCCGATTACGTCGATGTACTGGACTTGCCCGCCCGGGTCAGTGCCTTGTCCGTCAACAGCCCGTTGTCCGGCATGACCCGCGCAGGTTCGCGGGTGATCAGCGTCGGCCAGCGCGGCCATATTCTGTTTTCCGATGATTCAGGGTTGCACTGGCAACAGGCCTCGGTGCCGGTCAGTGCCGACCTTACTGCCGTGAATTTCCCGACCGCGAGCCAAGGCTGGGCGGTGGGCAATGACGGCGTGGTGCTGCACAGCAGCGATGCCGGCGCGACCTGGCAAAAACAACTCGACGGTCGCCAGATCGGCAGCTTGCTGATCGAACATTACTCGGCTCTGGCCAAGGCAGAGCCGAACAACGAGCAATGGCCCCAGTTGGCCACGGAAGGCCAACGTTTAATGGATCAAGGCGCGGACAAACCGCTGCTCGACGTCTGGTTCGCCAATGAAAAAACCGGCTATGTGGTCGGCGTGTTCAATCTGATCCTGCGCACCGACGATGGCGGCCAGACCTGGACGCCGTTCCAGGACCGCACCGATAACCCGCAGGGTTTCCACCTCAATGCCATCGCCTCAACGGGTGATGCGCTGTACATCGCCGGCGAGCAGGGTCTGTTGCTCAAGTGGGACGACAGTGCGCAACGCTTCACTGCCGTAGAGACGCCGTATCAGGGCAGCTTCTTCGGTGTGCTCGGCAAGCCCGGCGAAGTGCTGGTCTACGGCCTGCGCGGCAACGTGCTGCGCAGCAGCGATGGCGGCCAGAGCTGGGCCGCCCTGGACAGCGGCCTGCACCTGAGCATCACCGCGGGGCTGATCGATGCCGCTGGTCACTACCGCCTGTTCACCCAGGGCGGGCAGATGCTGGTCAGCCAGGGGCAGGGCGCGCAGATGCACCTGGTGCAGCAGTCGGCTCCAGCGCCGGTCGCCGGTGCCACCCAGGCCGCCGACGGCCAGCTGGTGCTGGCGGGCAGCCGTGGCGCCCGCACACTGCCAGTCGCACCTGTCCCCAAAGCCGCCGCCATCGAACCCTAA
- a CDS encoding acyl-CoA dehydrogenase C-terminal domain-containing protein codes for MSDYKAPLRDMRFVLNEVFQVSRLWASMPGLAEVIDEETAAAILEEAGKITGEVIAPLNRPSDEQGCTWSKDTVNAPEGFAQAYQAFAEGGWVGVGGDPRFGGMGMPKAISAQVEEMVNAASLSFGLYPMLTAGACLSINAHASEELKAAYLPNMYAGTWTGSMCLTEAHAGTDLGMIRTRAEPQADGSYKVSGSKIFITGGEQDLTENIIHLVLARLPDAPAGPKGISLFLVPKVLVNADGSLGERNSLYCGSIEHKMGIKASATCVMNFDGATGWLVDAPNKGLAAMFTMMNYERLGVGIQGLAQGERSYQNAVAYAQDRIQSRAPTGAQHKDKAADPIIVHPDVRRMLLTMKALNEGGRAFSSYVALQLDTAKYSDDATTRNRAQELVALLTPVAKAFLTDMGLETTLHGQMVFGGHGYIREWGQEQLVRDVRITQIYEGTNGIQSLDLAGRKIVGSGGALYRLFASEIRNFSANAGANLGEFTKPLNAAVDVLDELTHWLLDRAQHNPNEVGAASVEYLHVFGYTAYAYMWAMMAKAALDADSTDDFYSSKLATARFYFARLLPRIHSLSATAKAGSDCLFALQADQF; via the coding sequence ATGTCTGACTACAAAGCACCCCTGCGCGACATGCGCTTCGTACTCAACGAGGTTTTCCAGGTATCGCGGCTATGGGCCAGCATGCCCGGCCTGGCCGAGGTGATCGACGAAGAAACCGCCGCCGCGATCCTCGAAGAGGCCGGCAAGATCACCGGTGAAGTCATCGCACCGTTGAACCGCCCCAGCGACGAACAGGGCTGCACCTGGAGCAAGGACACCGTCAACGCGCCAGAGGGCTTTGCCCAGGCGTACCAGGCATTTGCCGAGGGTGGTTGGGTCGGTGTCGGTGGCGACCCGCGATTCGGTGGGATGGGCATGCCCAAGGCCATCTCCGCGCAGGTGGAAGAAATGGTCAACGCGGCCAGCCTGTCGTTCGGCCTGTACCCGATGCTGACGGCAGGCGCCTGCCTGTCGATCAACGCTCACGCCAGTGAGGAACTGAAAGCCGCTTACCTGCCGAACATGTACGCCGGCACCTGGACCGGTTCCATGTGCCTGACCGAAGCCCACGCCGGCACCGACCTGGGCATGATTCGTACCCGCGCCGAACCCCAGGCCGACGGCAGCTACAAGGTCAGCGGCAGCAAGATCTTCATCACCGGTGGCGAGCAGGACCTGACCGAAAACATCATCCACCTGGTGCTGGCGCGCTTGCCGGATGCACCGGCCGGACCCAAGGGCATCTCGCTGTTCCTGGTGCCCAAGGTGCTGGTCAATGCCGACGGATCCCTGGGCGAACGCAATTCGCTGTACTGCGGCTCCATCGAACACAAGATGGGCATCAAGGCTTCGGCCACCTGCGTGATGAACTTCGACGGTGCCACTGGCTGGCTCGTCGACGCGCCGAACAAAGGCCTGGCGGCGATGTTCACCATGATGAACTACGAGCGTCTGGGCGTTGGCATTCAGGGCCTGGCCCAGGGTGAGCGCTCCTACCAGAACGCCGTGGCGTATGCCCAGGATCGCATCCAGAGCCGTGCGCCCACCGGCGCGCAGCACAAGGACAAGGCCGCCGACCCGATCATCGTGCACCCGGACGTGCGCCGCATGCTGCTGACCATGAAGGCCTTGAACGAAGGGGGTCGCGCGTTCTCCAGCTACGTCGCCTTGCAACTGGACACCGCCAAGTACAGCGATGACGCCACCACTCGCAATCGCGCCCAGGAACTGGTGGCGCTGTTGACCCCGGTGGCCAAGGCCTTCCTGACTGACATGGGCCTGGAAACCACCTTGCACGGGCAGATGGTCTTTGGCGGCCACGGCTACATTCGCGAGTGGGGCCAGGAGCAATTGGTGCGTGATGTGCGCATCACCCAGATCTATGAAGGCACCAACGGCATCCAGTCCCTCGACCTGGCCGGGCGCAAGATCGTCGGCAGCGGCGGGGCGCTTTACCGTCTGTTCGCTTCGGAAATTCGCAACTTCTCCGCCAACGCCGGCGCCAATCTGGGCGAGTTCACCAAACCGTTGAACGCAGCGGTGGATGTGCTCGACGAACTGACCCACTGGCTGCTGGATCGCGCCCAACACAACCCGAATGAGGTCGGCGCGGCCTCGGTCGAGTACCTGCACGTGTTCGGCTACACCGCCTATGCCTACATGTGGGCGATGATGGCCAAGGCCGCCCTCGATGCGGACTCCACGGATGATTTCTACTCCAGCAAACTGGCCACCGCGCGTTTCTACTTTGCCCGCCTGCTGCCGCGTATCCACTCGCTGAGCGCTACGGCCAAGGCCGGCAGTGATTGCCTCTTCGCGCTGCAAGCCGATCAGTTCTGA